The following are encoded together in the Narcine bancroftii isolate sNarBan1 chromosome 10, sNarBan1.hap1, whole genome shotgun sequence genome:
- the stox1 gene encoding storkhead-box protein 1 isoform X3 yields MMPIAQSQFVPLTEVLCCVISEMNENHVTVTQESLMDYLVKCYPGIASPSQEILHNALGTLIRDRKVYHTEEGYFIVTSHTYFITGTTGQQSRSWMLREDSTPSPPPITYLVSVDGCEVEAPRKRALAGLAHCKSCCCFRQQELGIQDRGISRERPRLSVQHRATSTEADQQLADLSKAKEKGSPIRKFGFSLFRRSTKKESPKREYGTFSAQFPPEEWPVHNEVSMRDIPRDVELQIIKRINPGLTVDNLIRHTLLMKKLTRENTSRSGTSPAQRYCLKGSPQDAPAPAQRQRRARSARGKRRLKCGPLLRTHPMSERGPVMKDTVEPRPGEREQPEKRKPQAPLIETPTMQVYKRRINRPFSKGALGEDPIAKHHSRRNARLRNSGTERNGRVVTPSQCLDPAGTDGAPSAGEDSRGGIEPNDGCHLLPDEGSLRSHPEIGVEGRECRRLGGTRHGSMAGHQPQEHQRKQQRPRTPAMIYYSNSCHSSGPGHQEQERARHLQGANQEGNHEGLDIPLPRTWPDQTPAPVPHVAPGSGSMERLLHQPRQSSTQSVSQGQGREQEVCGEQGEIFTDDNETLYQGELDEDDACSSLYLHEDADATQLTSLALAPHPDWHLSDLESSPTSENWVLDRILLGEQPAENSEFCTKQGTGWSEASNESLGPPKSWCENESHAQLLKHQSALHCLEEEKHLDGCREVADLASSRLTYCDPPATISQPETHPEPTSEDGRNPGDHKFRAVHRGMKAQLRNLDHNGGFVHPMHDASLSQTSQEEHSQLETLEDNSITGDSGIDSPRTRASLASNNSIVLSGMKRQSLVQNYRALNGSGRSVILSPHPLLQLTPVMNV; encoded by the exons ATGATGCCGATTGCTCAGTCCCAGTTTGTTCCCCTGACAGAAGTTCTCTGCTGTGTTATCTCTGAGATGAATGAGAATCACGTCACAGTGACCCAGGAGTCCCTCATGGATTATTTGGTCAAGTGCTATCCAG GTATCGCATCGCCTTCCCAGGAGATCCTGCATAATGCCCTGGGCACTCTGATTCGGGACAGGAAGGTTTACCACACAGAGGAAGGGTACTTCATTGTCACCTCGCACACCTACTTCATCACTGGGACCACGGGGCAGCAGAGCCGCTCGTGGATGCTTCGTGAGGACTCtactccctctccacctcccatCACCTATCTGGTGAGTGTGGATGGCTGTGAGGTGGAGGCGCCAAGGAAGAGAGCCCTGGCTGGACTGGCCCACTGCAAATCCTGCTGTTGCTTTAGGCAGCAGGAGCTGGGCATCCAAGACAGGGGCATCTCCAGGGAGAGGCCCAGGCTCTCAGTTCAACACCGAGCCACCTCCACAGAGGCGGATCAGCAGCTTGCAGATCTGAGCAAGGCCAAGGAGAAAGGAAGTCCCATCAGGAAGTTTGGCTTCAGCCTGTTCCGACGCAGCACAAAGAAGGAGAGCCCCAAGCGAGAGTACGGGACTTTCTCTGCCCAGTTCCCTCCAGAGGAGTGGCCTGTGCATAACGAGGTGAGCATGAGGGACATTCCCCGAGATGTGGAGCTCCAGATTATCAAGCGCATCAATCCCGGCCTGACGGTGGACAACCTGATCAGGCACACTCTGCTGATGAAGAAACTGACTCGGGAGAACACCTCGCGCTCCGGCACCAGCCCAGCGCAGAGGTACTGCTTGAAGGGAAGTCCACAAGATGCGCCGGCTCCAGCCCAGCGCCAGCGGCGAGCACGGTCGGCCAGGGGGAAGCGGAGGTTGAAGTGCGGTCCGTTGCTCCGGACCCACCCCATGTCTGAGAGAGGCCCGGTGATGAAGGACACAGTCGAACCCAGACCGGGCGAGAGGGAGCAGCCCGAGAAACGGAAGCCCCAGGCCCCTCTGATTGAGACCCCCACCATGCAAGTCTACAAGAGAAGGATCAACCGGCCATTCTCCAAGGGGGCTCTCGGAGAAGACCCTATAGCCAAGCACCATAGCCGCCGAaatgccaggctgaggaactcgGGGACTGAGCGAAATGGCAGGGTAGTGACACCGTCACAGTGCCTTGACCCCGCCGGAACAGATGGTGCTCCCTCAGCAGGGGAAGATTCCCGGGGGGGGATTGAACCCAATGATGGTTGCCACCTTCTGCCAGATGAAGGGAGCTTGAGGAGCCATCCGGAGATTGGCGTTGAAGGGAGGGAGTGTCGGCGGCTGGGAGGCACTCGCCATGGCTCCATGGCTGGCCACCAACCCCAAGAGCACCAGAGAAAACAGCAGAGACCCAGAACGCCCGCAATGATCTactattcaaacagctgccattCCTCAGGGCCGGGTCACCAAGAGCAGGAGAGAGCCAGACATCTGCAGGGGGCGAATCAGGAAGGGAACCACGAGGGCTTGGACATCCCTCTCCCTCGTACCTGGCCGGACCAGACCCCGGCACCTGTCCCCCACGTCGCACCGGGTTCCGGGAGCATGGAGAGGCTCCTGCACCAGCCTCGTCAATCGAGCACCCAGTCAGTTTCCCAAGGGCAAGGCAGAGAGCAGGAAGTGTGTGGGGAGCAAGGTGAGATCTTCACGGATGACAACGAGACTTTGTACCAGGGAGAGCTGGACGAGGACGATGCCTGCAGCTCGTTGTACCTGCACGAAGATGCTGATGCCACACAGCTGACCTCCCTTGCCCTTGCTCCTCACCCAGACTGGCATCTCTCTGACCTGGAAAGTTCACCCACCAGCGAAAACTGGGTTTTGGACAGGATCCTACTAGGGGAACAACCAGCGGAAAACAGCGAGTTCTGCACAAAGCAGGGGACAGGCTGGTCGGAGGCAAGCAATGAAAGTCTGGGGCCACCCAAGTCCTGGTGTGAGAATGAGTCCCATGCACAGCTGCTCAAACACCAGTCGGCCTTGCATTGCCTCGAGGAAGAGAAGCACTTGGATGGTTGTAGAGAAGTAGCTGATCTAGCGAGCAGCAGGTTGACTTACTGTGATCCACCAGCCACCATCTCACAACCAGAGACTCATCCAGAGCCAACCAGCGAAGATGGGAGAAACCCAGGTGACCACAAGTTCAGGGCAGTCCATCGAGGGATGAAAGCACAGCTGAGAAACTTGGACCATAATGGAGGGTTTGTTCACCCCATGCATGATGCTTCATTGTCACAAACGAGTCAGGAGGAGCACAGTCAGCTGGAGACACTGGAGGACAACAGCATCACTGGCGACAGTGGCATCGATTCACCCCG GACCAGAGCGAGCTTGGCATCAAACAACTCCATTGTCCTCAGCGGCATGAAAAGGCAGAGCTTGGTGCAGAATTATAGGGCCCTGAATGGCAGTGGGCGGAGCGTGATCTTGTCTCCGCATCCTCTGCTGCAGCTCACCCCAGTGATGAACGTTTGA